The proteins below come from a single Pseudocalidococcus azoricus BACA0444 genomic window:
- a CDS encoding response regulator — protein sequence MSTVLVVEDTPSEMELINSYLKESGYSVINASDAKEALDKATQLRPDVVITDVVMPGMSGFELCRSLKKNPGTEKLPIIVCSSKNQELDRLWAMKQGADAYVTKPFNRDDIVKAVKSVT from the coding sequence ATGAGTACGGTTTTAGTGGTGGAAGATACGCCTTCAGAGATGGAGTTAATTAACAGTTATCTCAAAGAAAGTGGCTATTCCGTGATCAATGCCAGTGATGCCAAGGAAGCCCTCGATAAAGCGACCCAACTCCGGCCGGATGTGGTGATTACGGATGTAGTGATGCCGGGGATGAGTGGCTTTGAACTCTGCCGGAGTCTGAAGAAAAATCCTGGTACCGAGAAACTCCCGATTATTGTCTGTAGCTCCAAAAATCAAGAATTGGATCGGCTGTGGGCAATGAAACAAGGGGCTGATGCCTATGTGACGAAACCTTTTAATCGAGATGACATTGTTAAGGCTGTGAAATCAGTGACCTAA
- a CDS encoding 2Fe-2S iron-sulfur cluster-binding protein has protein sequence MKRDHSRVYSVTLVNEARGLRKTIKVPADEYILDAAEIQGVDLPYSCRAGACVTCAARIVSGTLDQSDHTFLKAQELKAGFALICAAYPTSDSVITTHQEDAILNLGY, from the coding sequence ATGAAACGAGATCACAGTCGGGTTTATAGCGTCACCCTAGTGAATGAAGCACGGGGCTTGCGGAAAACAATTAAAGTGCCAGCCGATGAATACATCTTGGATGCGGCTGAAATACAGGGGGTTGACTTGCCCTATTCATGTCGGGCTGGGGCCTGTGTCACTTGTGCGGCTCGAATTGTCAGCGGAACGTTGGATCAGTCTGATCACACCTTTCTGAAAGCCCAGGAGTTAAAAGCTGGTTTTGCGTTGATCTGCGCGGCTTATCCAACCTCCGATAGCGTGATTACAACTCATCAAGAAGATGCCATTTTAAATTTGGGTTATTGA
- a CDS encoding chemotaxis protein CheW, with translation MQTRGNTTAPVNLIGGLEQLPGLGEKRSQRRLGDPYLRLQLTPDTTAVLATDDTQEVLVVPGFKLTVMPNMPNVVLGLLNHRNRVIWVIDLPLLLGLPALSLEVPQLTVAIIRPQGEKPLGLAVPQIRGLVRLEAEAIQSPVGTVAAGLIPYLCGCCLNHQEILLVLAASAITQSLPDASI, from the coding sequence ATGCAAACTAGGGGAAATACAACCGCACCTGTGAACCTGATCGGGGGATTAGAGCAATTACCAGGGCTGGGGGAAAAACGCTCCCAACGCCGCCTGGGAGACCCCTATTTACGCCTGCAACTGACCCCAGATACCACGGCTGTTTTAGCTACTGATGATACCCAAGAAGTGTTAGTCGTGCCGGGTTTTAAGCTCACCGTGATGCCGAATATGCCGAATGTTGTCTTGGGCCTGTTAAACCATCGTAACCGGGTGATTTGGGTGATTGACTTACCGTTGCTCTTGGGCTTGCCCGCCTTGAGTTTAGAGGTTCCCCAATTAACGGTCGCGATTATCCGCCCTCAGGGGGAGAAACCGTTAGGTTTAGCTGTGCCACAAATTCGGGGCCTGGTGCGTTTGGAAGCTGAGGCGATTCAATCTCCGGTAGGGACGGTGGCTGCAGGCTTGATTCCCTATCTATGCGGCTGTTGTCTGAACCATCAGGAGATTCTCTTGGTGTTGGCCGCCTCTGCCATTACCCAGTCTCTACCGGATGCCTCAATTTAA
- a CDS encoding response regulator, which translates to MAVQPTSLLQQLLDSGSSGCLAVQSQGVTWSFYFQAGHLFFATHSIDPFDRLERHLRRLSHTIPALNREVRTQARTQFEALGGPTASYEAICWLNAEGFLEPSQAGTLLQNLALEVLESFLLITTGNHELINAPSLLILASLPLSELITRAQTTLNHWRAFQDKVTSPFQRPYLFTQTRGHQRLTLEQQQRLGSLLRGYSVRHLAVLTNQNELKLVKSLYPFIQDGTIFLREPQAPFDLLPRLDHQSQAIDPVIPPEDISEGSDRSLVSLDAPHKQFKIVCIDDSPTMLQELSRFLSDQTFTVTTLNDSVKALMEVMRIQPDLILLDVGMPNIDGYKFCRVIRNHVQLKTTPIIMVTGNTGLIDRAKAKLVGATDYMTKPFTQSELLKMVFQYLS; encoded by the coding sequence ATGGCAGTTCAGCCAACGAGTTTACTCCAGCAATTATTAGATTCGGGGAGTTCGGGTTGTTTAGCTGTTCAAAGCCAGGGGGTGACATGGTCATTTTATTTCCAGGCCGGGCATTTGTTTTTTGCCACCCATAGCATTGATCCTTTTGATCGCTTGGAACGTCACTTACGCCGTCTCAGTCATACCATCCCCGCCTTGAATCGAGAAGTCCGTACCCAGGCCCGTACCCAGTTTGAAGCCTTAGGGGGACCAACGGCCAGCTACGAAGCGATTTGTTGGTTAAATGCCGAGGGATTCTTAGAGCCATCTCAAGCCGGGACATTGTTACAAAATCTAGCTCTAGAAGTTTTAGAATCCTTTTTGCTGATTACCACGGGAAACCATGAACTGATTAATGCCCCATCCTTGCTGATCTTGGCCAGCTTACCCCTCAGTGAGCTAATCACCCGGGCCCAAACAACCCTCAATCACTGGCGGGCCTTTCAGGATAAAGTCACCTCTCCCTTTCAACGACCCTATTTATTCACCCAAACTCGTGGTCATCAACGCTTAACTCTAGAGCAACAACAACGACTGGGTAGCTTACTCCGGGGTTACAGTGTTCGGCATTTGGCGGTGCTTACTAACCAAAATGAATTAAAACTTGTCAAAAGTCTCTATCCATTTATTCAAGATGGGACAATTTTCCTGCGGGAACCCCAAGCCCCCTTTGACTTATTACCGCGTCTTGATCACCAGTCGCAGGCCATAGATCCGGTTATTCCTCCAGAGGATATTAGTGAAGGGAGTGATCGCAGCTTAGTTAGTTTAGATGCCCCCCATAAGCAATTCAAAATTGTCTGTATTGATGACAGCCCAACGATGCTCCAAGAATTAAGTCGCTTTTTGTCCGATCAAACATTTACCGTGACCACGTTGAATGATTCGGTTAAAGCGCTGATGGAGGTGATGCGGATTCAACCGGATTTAATTTTGCTTGATGTCGGGATGCCCAATATTGATGGTTACAAGTTCTGTAGGGTGATCCGCAACCATGTCCAATTGAAAACCACACCGATCATTATGGTCACGGGCAATACGGGATTGATTGATCGGGCCAAAGCCAAATTAGTCGGAGCAACAGATTACATGACTAAACCATTTACCCAATCGGAACTCTTAAAAATGGTCTTTCAATATCTCAGTTGA